The region TTTGAAGATCCAGTAATCATTGAAGACCTGCTTACATCTCTCGGAGCAGAAAATATAACCTTCCCGCTTCGTCTGGAATGCTGCGGAGCATATCAAACCATAACCAAAAAAGATGTAACCATCAGAAGAACTTATGAGATCATCAATTCTGCCAGAAGGTCCGGTTGTGAAGCGATTATAACGAGTTGTCCTCTTTGTGCGTTCAACCTTGATCAAAGACAAAAGGAAACAGGTGAAGAATTTATAGATTTTGAGAAAATGCCTGTTTTTTATTTCACGGAATTGATGTCTATTGCTCTGGGAACAGGATGGGATCATAATTGGAGCAAACT is a window of Candidatus Cloacimonadota bacterium DNA encoding:
- a CDS encoding heterodisulfide reductase, subunit B, translated to ITFEKIKEKVVKPLTSLKIGSYYGCLLLRPKEFSIDDFEDPVIIEDLLTSLGAENITFPLRLECCGAYQTITKKDVTIRRTYEIINSARRSGCEAIITSCPLCAFNLDQRQKETGEEFIDFEKMPVFYFTELMSIALGTGWDHNWSKLHYVDPEPLLKEKKLI